Proteins encoded together in one Nostoc sp. PCC 7524 window:
- a CDS encoding alpha-glucosidase, translating into MKATWQSSYPIKYPEYTVACSGWVVKRLLRFLTEPLKQLSRWRLISIGHLSTSVPSQSFQLGEFTIAWQGSDTNSPYLQITHQSNLAKILWQSSPGYSFVSGGDISLKIIEERGSIEIDEHKNADFPNQIVDGIKQDGDTLVIYGRLQGRTSASVEPEYFLTLQPVGAKALDFRLQIVDGNVNETQLQFVTSPDEHFYGFGEQFSHIDCKGYWVPIICEEGGIGRGDRGPKTLKILGVAGHRFSSYAPTPYFVTNKGRSIFLTNTELSVFNLRDSQTATIRVASSCMQGRILCGETPLDIIELYTDYVGRMPPLPDWLHRGAIVGMQGGTELVRRVWSQLRDFDTPIAGFWLQDWVGQRRTIAGKQLWWNWQLDESTYPGWQQLVSDFAAAGIAVGVYVNPFLVDLPSQSNPGRRNLYQEAMQKGFLVENQETKPYHIESTDFSAALLDLSNPDAQHWFKGVLKDEVLGQGAKFWMADFAEAAPFDGVYATNSGFIYHNQYPVDWVKVNQEAIQEAGKAGDAWFFNRAGFLQTPAYSTAMWLGDQNTTWGENDGISSALKGLISGGFSGFSINHSDIGGYTSIANPILEALGVGFRRSRELLYRWMEMNAFTPIFRTHEGNQPDANVQFYTDKDTLETFSYWAKVYAALGTYRQQLITEATEKGYPIVRHLILHYPDDPNVYKLEDQFLLGSELLVAPVLKPGKNSVNVYFPAGEWVHLWSGQIYGSLTTGIQQIVPAPLGQPAVFYRQGSPVVPSIVEALKANNILTSHSFPG; encoded by the coding sequence ATGAAAGCTACTTGGCAATCTTCGTATCCAATTAAGTACCCTGAGTACACTGTTGCTTGTAGTGGTTGGGTGGTGAAGCGGCTGTTGCGATTCTTAACAGAACCACTCAAACAACTCAGCCGTTGGCGTTTGATTTCAATTGGTCATCTTTCCACTTCTGTACCGAGTCAAAGTTTTCAATTGGGAGAATTTACGATCGCTTGGCAAGGTAGCGATACAAATAGTCCTTATTTACAAATTACCCATCAAAGTAATTTAGCAAAGATATTATGGCAGTCATCGCCTGGTTATAGTTTTGTCAGTGGCGGTGATATTAGTCTCAAGATTATTGAGGAACGAGGTTCGATAGAAATTGACGAACACAAAAATGCTGATTTTCCTAATCAAATTGTGGATGGGATTAAACAAGACGGCGATACGCTGGTAATTTATGGTCGTCTCCAAGGTCGTACCTCTGCTAGTGTTGAGCCTGAATATTTCTTGACATTGCAACCTGTGGGGGCAAAAGCCCTTGATTTTCGCCTGCAAATTGTGGATGGGAATGTGAATGAGACACAGTTGCAATTTGTCACATCTCCAGATGAGCATTTTTATGGTTTTGGAGAACAATTTTCTCACATTGACTGCAAAGGTTATTGGGTGCCGATTATCTGTGAGGAGGGGGGAATTGGCAGAGGCGATCGCGGCCCGAAAACCCTGAAAATTCTAGGTGTAGCTGGCCATAGATTTTCTAGTTATGCCCCTACCCCCTACTTTGTAACTAACAAGGGACGCTCAATATTTCTCACCAACACCGAACTCTCAGTTTTCAACTTGCGCGATTCCCAAACGGCAACAATACGAGTGGCATCGAGTTGTATGCAGGGGCGCATCCTTTGCGGTGAGACACCTCTAGATATTATTGAACTTTATACTGATTATGTGGGACGAATGCCACCGCTTCCCGATTGGCTACATCGTGGGGCGATTGTTGGGATGCAAGGTGGGACGGAGTTAGTCCGGCGAGTATGGTCACAATTACGCGACTTTGATACACCGATTGCGGGGTTTTGGCTTCAGGATTGGGTCGGTCAGCGCCGTACCATAGCTGGGAAACAGTTGTGGTGGAATTGGCAACTTGATGAAAGTACCTACCCAGGTTGGCAGCAGTTAGTCTCTGACTTTGCAGCAGCAGGAATTGCGGTTGGGGTATATGTTAATCCGTTTCTGGTGGATCTGCCGAGCCAGTCAAACCCAGGCAGGCGTAATCTCTATCAAGAAGCCATGCAAAAAGGCTTTTTAGTGGAAAATCAAGAAACTAAACCTTACCACATCGAAAGCACTGATTTTTCTGCGGCTTTGCTGGATTTATCTAACCCAGATGCCCAACATTGGTTTAAAGGTGTCCTCAAGGACGAAGTGCTAGGTCAAGGTGCGAAATTCTGGATGGCTGACTTTGCTGAAGCTGCACCCTTTGATGGAGTCTATGCTACCAATTCTGGATTTATTTATCACAACCAATACCCCGTAGATTGGGTCAAAGTCAACCAGGAAGCGATTCAGGAAGCGGGTAAAGCAGGGGATGCTTGGTTTTTCAATCGTGCCGGGTTTTTGCAAACTCCAGCGTACAGCACGGCTATGTGGTTAGGTGATCAGAATACTACTTGGGGTGAGAATGATGGTATATCAAGTGCTTTGAAAGGTTTGATCAGTGGTGGCTTTTCTGGGTTTAGTATCAATCACAGTGATATTGGTGGGTATACAAGTATTGCTAACCCGATTTTAGAAGCTTTGGGTGTAGGATTTAGGCGATCGCGGGAACTACTCTATCGCTGGATGGAAATGAATGCTTTCACACCCATCTTCCGCACCCACGAAGGCAATCAGCCGGATGCAAATGTGCAATTTTATACGGATAAAGATACTCTAGAAACTTTTAGTTATTGGGCGAAAGTCTATGCAGCTTTGGGTACATATCGCCAGCAGTTGATCACAGAAGCAACCGAGAAAGGATACCCCATTGTTAGACACCTGATTCTACATTATCCTGATGATCCCAATGTTTACAAACTCGAAGATCAGTTTCTCCTGGGTAGTGAGTTATTAGTTGCACCAGTGCTGAAGCCAGGTAAAAATAGCGTCAACGTGTATTTTCCGGCTGGCGAGTGGGTTCATTTGTGGAGTGGTCAGATTTATGGCAGTTTGACAACAGGTATACAGCAAATAGTACCTGCTCCATTGGGACAACCTGCTGTATTTTATCGGCAGGGTTCTCCAGTCGTGCCATCCATCGTGGAGGCTTTAAAAGCAAATAACATCCTGACTTCCCACTCATTCCCAGGTTGA
- a CDS encoding RNA-guided endonuclease InsQ/TnpB family protein produces the protein MIVYEFKVKGKEKQYQAIDEAIRTSQFIQNKCLRYWMDNKDSKVDKYALNKYCAVLAAEFPFADELNSMARQSAAERCWSAIARFYDNCKKKVKGKKGFPKFKKNCRSVEYKSTGWKLTLNRKSITFSDKKGIGTLKLKGTYDLNYYDIKQIKRVRLVRRADGYYAQFAIDADARIETQPSHQLVGIDLGLKYFIADNKGNVEPSPQFYRKSEKQLNRANRKKSKKFSQEKKKAHARQSNNYHKARNRYARKHLRVSRQRKEYCKRLAYSVIQSNDLVAYVRRSRCRRLDLNVKGLVRNPQLAKSISDAGWSTFREWLEYFGQKYGKVTVAVPPHNTSQNCSNCGEKVQKSLSTRTHVCPHCGYVEDRDINAAINILRRGLSTVGHTGTYATGDLPSWAIGCGLSSNGESVNVESPRL, from the coding sequence ATGATTGTTTACGAGTTTAAGGTTAAGGGTAAAGAAAAGCAATATCAGGCAATAGATGAAGCAATTCGTACCAGCCAATTCATTCAAAATAAGTGCTTGCGCTATTGGATGGATAATAAGGATTCAAAGGTAGATAAGTACGCATTGAATAAATATTGTGCTGTATTAGCTGCGGAATTTCCTTTTGCTGACGAACTCAACTCAATGGCTAGACAATCGGCGGCGGAACGTTGTTGGAGTGCGATAGCTCGGTTTTACGACAACTGCAAGAAAAAAGTCAAAGGTAAAAAGGGGTTTCCTAAATTTAAAAAAAACTGCCGTTCAGTTGAATACAAATCAACGGGATGGAAGCTAACTCTTAATCGTAAGTCGATAACTTTCTCAGACAAGAAAGGGATTGGAACTCTGAAATTAAAGGGGACTTACGACCTAAATTACTACGACATCAAGCAAATTAAGCGTGTCCGTTTGGTACGTCGTGCTGATGGGTACTATGCCCAATTTGCGATTGACGCTGATGCAAGGATAGAAACTCAACCCTCACATCAATTAGTGGGTATTGACTTGGGATTGAAGTATTTCATTGCTGACAATAAAGGCAATGTAGAACCATCCCCCCAGTTCTACCGCAAATCAGAAAAACAGTTAAACCGTGCAAATCGCAAAAAGTCTAAAAAGTTCAGCCAAGAAAAGAAGAAAGCTCACGCAAGGCAATCCAACAATTACCACAAAGCTAGAAATAGATATGCCCGTAAGCATTTAAGAGTAAGTAGGCAACGAAAAGAGTATTGCAAGAGATTAGCATACTCCGTCATCCAATCTAATGATTTGGTAGCCTATGTTCGGCGAAGCCGTTGCCGAAGGCTAGACTTGAATGTGAAAGGGTTGGTACGTAACCCGCAACTGGCAAAATCAATCTCTGATGCTGGTTGGTCAACTTTCCGAGAGTGGTTAGAATATTTTGGTCAGAAATATGGGAAAGTAACAGTTGCTGTTCCTCCCCATAATACAAGCCAAAATTGTTCTAACTGTGGTGAGAAAGTGCAAAAATCTCTGTCTACAAGGACTCATGTTTGTCCACATTGCGGATATGTGGAAGACAGAGACATCAACGCAGCAATCAACATTTTGAGACGAGGACTCAGTACGGTAGGGCATACCGGAACTTACGCTACAGGAGATTTGCCCTCTTGGGCTATTGGCTGCGGCCTGTCGTCTAACGGCGAGTCTGTGAATGTAGAATCCCCACGCCTTTAG
- the petJ gene encoding cytochrome c6 PetJ, with amino-acid sequence MKKLFSLLLLGITIFTFAFSNPALAADSASGAKVFSANCAACHAGGKNLVQANKTLKKDALEQFGMYSADAIIAQVTNGKNAMPAFKGRLTSDQIEDVAAYVLEQADKGW; translated from the coding sequence ATGAAGAAACTTTTTTCACTACTACTGTTGGGCATAACAATCTTCACCTTTGCCTTCAGTAATCCCGCTTTGGCTGCTGACAGCGCCAGTGGAGCCAAAGTATTTAGTGCTAATTGTGCTGCTTGTCATGCAGGCGGTAAGAATTTGGTACAAGCCAATAAAACCCTGAAGAAAGATGCCTTAGAACAGTTTGGTATGTACTCAGCAGACGCGATTATTGCCCAAGTAACAAACGGTAAAAATGCCATGCCTGCCTTCAAAGGTCGTTTAACATCTGACCAAATTGAAGATGTAGCTGCTTACGTCCTGGAACAAGCAGATAAAGGTTGGTAG
- a CDS encoding GNAT family N-acetyltransferase, whose protein sequence is MTVRNDLTVRFAEPADSTTLFDLIKQLAEYEKLSHAVTGDALALQEHLFGSPRYIEAILAEYAGKAVGFALFFHNYSTFLTKPGIYLEDLFVLPEYRRQGIGKALLSKVAKIAVARGCGRLEWSVLDWNESAQAFYRSMGASILDDWRICRVTGESIIQLAAKES, encoded by the coding sequence ATGACTGTGCGTAATGATTTAACCGTGCGTTTTGCTGAACCTGCCGATAGCACAACGCTTTTTGACTTAATTAAGCAACTGGCAGAGTACGAAAAACTATCTCATGCTGTAACTGGGGATGCTTTAGCACTTCAGGAGCATTTATTTGGCTCTCCAAGATACATAGAGGCAATATTGGCAGAATATGCAGGCAAAGCTGTAGGTTTTGCCTTGTTTTTTCATAATTACTCAACCTTTCTCACCAAACCAGGTATTTATCTCGAAGACTTGTTTGTTTTACCAGAATATCGGCGACAAGGGATTGGCAAAGCACTCCTCTCGAAAGTCGCTAAAATTGCCGTCGCTAGAGGGTGCGGCAGGTTAGAGTGGAGTGTTCTTGATTGGAATGAGTCAGCCCAAGCATTTTATCGCAGCATGGGAGCGTCAATTTTAGACGACTGGCGAATTTGTCGTGTTACCGGAGAGTCAATTATCCAGTTAGCAGCTAAAGAATCTTAA
- a CDS encoding RpoD/SigA family RNA polymerase sigma factor produces MYQTKQPLKETMNIAELGTMEIIETHVESEDETFESLEIIIEEEAPIPDNLESDERDGDAMAAARPSGYNKTEHDDAVGAFFKEMARYPLLKPDEEVELAKRVRFLEDVKDLQEALELELGQQPTKAQIADKFEITEKQLENRLYQGRVAKRKMIRSNLRLVVSIAKRYLNRGVPFLDLIQEGAMGLNRATEKFDPDKGYKFSTYAYWWIRQAITRAIANDARTIRLPIHIVEKLNKLKKAQRELKQKFSRNPSEAEIAEFLEMSVQQLRQLQQLRRQALSLNHRVGKEEDTELMDLLEDEDNLSPEAKMNENMMRQEIWEVLGDVLTPREKDVISLRYGLTTSEPCTLEEVGNMFNLSRERVRQIQSKAMRKLRRPHIAKRLKGWLI; encoded by the coding sequence ATGTACCAAACAAAGCAACCCCTCAAGGAAACTATGAATATTGCTGAATTGGGAACGATGGAAATAATCGAGACTCATGTTGAAAGTGAAGACGAAACTTTTGAAAGTCTGGAAATAATCATAGAAGAAGAAGCCCCAATACCAGATAATCTAGAATCAGACGAACGGGATGGGGACGCGATGGCAGCTGCTAGACCATCTGGTTATAATAAGACTGAGCATGATGATGCTGTCGGTGCCTTTTTTAAAGAAATGGCACGCTATCCGTTACTCAAACCAGATGAAGAGGTAGAGTTAGCCAAACGAGTCAGATTTTTAGAAGACGTAAAAGATTTACAAGAAGCTTTGGAATTGGAATTAGGACAGCAACCTACCAAAGCCCAGATAGCAGATAAATTTGAAATAACAGAAAAACAATTAGAAAATCGCTTATATCAAGGTCGAGTTGCCAAGCGGAAAATGATTCGCTCGAACCTGAGATTAGTAGTATCCATTGCCAAGCGATATCTGAATCGGGGAGTTCCTTTCCTAGATTTAATTCAAGAAGGTGCAATGGGTTTAAATCGTGCCACCGAAAAATTTGACCCCGATAAAGGATATAAATTTTCTACTTACGCCTACTGGTGGATTAGACAAGCGATAACCAGAGCGATCGCTAATGATGCCAGAACCATTCGCCTACCTATACATATCGTAGAAAAACTTAACAAACTTAAAAAAGCTCAAAGAGAACTCAAACAGAAATTCAGCCGTAACCCCTCCGAAGCAGAAATAGCAGAGTTTTTGGAAATGAGCGTCCAACAACTACGCCAACTGCAACAACTCAGAAGACAAGCCCTTTCCCTCAACCACCGTGTCGGGAAAGAAGAAGACACAGAACTGATGGATTTGTTGGAAGACGAAGACAACCTCTCTCCTGAAGCCAAAATGAACGAAAACATGATGCGCCAGGAGATTTGGGAAGTCTTAGGTGATGTCCTCACACCACGAGAAAAAGATGTCATCTCTCTCCGCTACGGTTTAACCACCAGTGAACCCTGCACATTAGAAGAAGTAGGGAATATGTTCAATCTCTCCCGTGAGAGAGTCAGGCAAATCCAAAGTAAAGCCATGCGAAAACTACGCCGTCCTCACATAGCCAAGCGCCTCAAAGGGTGGTTGATTTAA
- the priA gene encoding primosomal protein N': MYINEVNSQNLVVNETREFYRTVRNVNRYVEVLVDCPGNSGLFTYRLPEQLEIQPGDILSVPFGAQQLGAIAIRLLTEPNIDLAPEKIRTVEDVVSSGFFASAYWELLNRVASYYYTPLMQVIRVALPPGLLGRSQRRVRLITKEKDQIPQTQLLTTTTFLSPTAQQILQLLQTQPAGDYSFAYLQQKVKSAYRGVRELLRIGLVESYLEPPRTTRPKRQKAVILIDTIDRDLTTRQREILEVLRRRGGELWQSELLQITNTSSSTLKAMVNKGYIAIEEREILRTESGQALDADKPKSLNPDQANALATMQQLEGFNQVLLHGITGSGKTEVYLQAIAPLLAKGKSALVLVPEIGLTPQLTDRFRARFGSKISVYHSALSEGERYDTWRQMLTGEPQIVIGTRSAIFAPLPHLGLIILDEEHDSSFKQDSPIPTYHARTVAQWRAELENCPLVLGSATPSLESWVNVGMREMGEMGEIGEMGEMGEMGEMRETIFSQSPIPSPQSPVPNHYLSLPQRINSRPLPPVEVVDMRQELQDGNRSIFSRSLQQALEQLQQRKQQGILFIHRRGHSTFVSCRSCGYVLECPHCDVSLAYHQTESGAPQLLRCHYCNYVRSHPQNCPECMSPYLKFFGSGTQRVAQELSRQFPDLTYIRFDSDTTRNKGAHRTLLTKFANGEANLLVGTQMLTKGLDLPQVTLVGVVAADGLLHLSDFRSSERAFQTLTQVAGRAGRGDDPGRVIMQTYTPEHPVIEAVRHHDYHSFVQAELAQRQDLNYPPYGRLILLRLSSLDLIQVQNTAQIIATYLSAKEGFEILGPAPASVMRVSNRYRWQILLKFDPDTLPELPDWEQVRSLCCDTVSLTIDVDPINIM; this comes from the coding sequence ATGTATATTAATGAAGTAAATTCACAAAATTTAGTGGTTAATGAGACTAGAGAATTTTACCGAACAGTCAGAAATGTGAATCGCTACGTTGAGGTGTTGGTGGATTGTCCAGGAAATTCCGGATTGTTTACCTATCGATTGCCAGAGCAGTTAGAAATTCAACCTGGGGATATATTAAGTGTACCGTTTGGCGCTCAACAGTTGGGAGCGATCGCCATTCGATTATTGACAGAACCGAATATAGATTTAGCACCAGAAAAAATCCGGACAGTAGAAGATGTTGTGAGTTCCGGTTTTTTCGCCAGTGCTTATTGGGAATTGTTAAATAGAGTAGCATCCTATTATTATACACCTTTAATGCAGGTAATTCGCGTAGCATTACCGCCAGGATTGTTAGGGCGATCGCAACGTCGTGTCCGGTTAATCACTAAAGAAAAAGACCAAATACCTCAGACTCAACTATTAACTACCACTACTTTTTTAAGTCCCACAGCACAGCAAATCCTCCAACTTTTACAAACCCAACCAGCAGGGGATTATAGTTTCGCTTATTTACAACAAAAAGTCAAATCTGCCTATCGAGGCGTGCGGGAATTATTGCGAATTGGCTTAGTAGAAAGTTATTTAGAACCGCCGCGAACAACTCGACCCAAAAGACAAAAAGCAGTCATATTAATTGACACAATTGACCGAGATTTAACCACTCGCCAAAGAGAAATTTTAGAAGTATTGCGAAGACGAGGCGGTGAGTTGTGGCAAAGTGAATTATTGCAAATTACTAATACCAGTTCCTCTACCCTCAAGGCGATGGTAAACAAGGGTTATATTGCCATTGAAGAAAGAGAAATCTTACGCACAGAATCAGGGCAAGCATTAGATGCAGACAAACCAAAATCATTAAATCCAGACCAAGCCAATGCTTTAGCAACTATGCAACAGCTAGAGGGATTTAATCAAGTATTGTTGCATGGGATCACAGGTTCTGGAAAAACAGAAGTATATTTGCAAGCGATCGCTCCACTACTCGCAAAAGGAAAATCAGCCCTAGTTTTAGTTCCAGAAATTGGACTCACACCCCAACTAACTGATCGTTTTCGCGCCCGCTTCGGTAGTAAAATCAGCGTTTATCACAGCGCCCTCTCTGAAGGGGAACGTTACGACACTTGGCGACAGATGCTGACAGGCGAACCCCAAATAGTCATCGGCACCCGCAGCGCCATTTTCGCCCCTTTACCCCACCTTGGTTTAATCATCCTCGACGAAGAACACGACTCTAGCTTTAAACAAGACTCACCCATTCCCACCTACCACGCCCGCACCGTTGCCCAGTGGCGGGCAGAATTAGAAAACTGTCCCTTAGTGTTGGGTTCAGCGACACCTTCCTTGGAAAGTTGGGTGAATGTGGGGATGAGGGAGATGGGGGAGATGGGGGAGATAGGGGAGATGGGGGAGATGGGGGAGATGGGGGAGATGAGGGAGACGATATTTTCCCAGTCCCCAATCCCCAGTCCCCAATCCCCAGTCCCCAATCACTACCTCTCCCTCCCTCAACGCATCAATTCCCGCCCTTTACCACCTGTAGAAGTGGTGGATATGCGGCAAGAGTTACAGGATGGCAATCGTTCTATATTTAGTAGATCACTTCAACAAGCTTTAGAACAACTGCAACAGAGAAAACAACAGGGAATTTTATTTATCCATCGTCGGGGACACAGCACTTTTGTTTCTTGCCGCAGCTGTGGTTACGTATTGGAATGTCCCCACTGTGATGTGTCCTTGGCTTATCACCAAACAGAATCAGGTGCGCCGCAATTGTTGCGTTGTCATTACTGTAATTATGTGCGATCGCATCCCCAAAACTGCCCCGAATGTATGTCCCCTTACCTCAAATTCTTTGGTAGCGGTACTCAACGAGTCGCCCAGGAATTAAGCCGACAGTTCCCTGATTTAACTTACATCCGCTTTGATAGTGATACCACTCGCAACAAAGGCGCACATCGTACCCTACTGACTAAGTTTGCTAACGGGGAGGCAAATTTATTAGTAGGAACACAAATGCTTACCAAAGGATTAGATTTACCCCAAGTAACACTGGTGGGAGTTGTGGCAGCTGATGGCTTGCTGCATTTATCTGATTTTCGTTCCAGCGAACGGGCATTTCAAACCCTCACCCAAGTAGCGGGGAGGGCTGGCAGAGGTGATGATCCCGGTAGAGTGATTATGCAAACTTACACCCCCGAACATCCCGTGATTGAAGCGGTGAGACATCACGATTATCACTCTTTTGTGCAAGCGGAATTAGCTCAACGGCAAGATTTGAATTATCCCCCTTACGGCAGGTTAATCTTATTACGGTTGAGTAGTCTTGATCTCATCCAAGTACAAAATACAGCCCAAATTATTGCTACATATTTAAGTGCTAAGGAAGGATTTGAGATATTAGGCCCCGCACCAGCTAGTGTGATGCGAGTATCAAACCGTTATCGTTGGCAGATATTGCTGAAATTTGATCCCGACACCTTACCCGAATTACCCGATTGGGAACAAGTGCGATCGCTCTGTTGTGATACCGTTAGCTTGACGATAGATGTAGACCCAATAAATATTATGTAG
- the kdpA gene encoding potassium-transporting ATPase subunit KdpA, whose translation MGQGLLQIALTLCIVILITPVLGRYIARVFLGERTLLDRFMNPIERSFYVLAGIRPKDEMTGWQYIRAILYTNLCMGILVYSLLYFQKLLPWNPNGFGAPRWDTILHTVISFVTNTDQQHYIPETTLSYFSQVAALGFLMFTSAATGIAVGIAFIRGLTGKKLGNFYIDFIRAITRILLPISVVGAIALVFLGVPQTIKPPLDVTTLEGGTQYIARGPVASFEMIKMLGDNGGGFFATNSAHPLENPNGATNFIELIAMIAIPAAMIYTYGVFANNMKQAWLMFWMVFVVFVLLVWVAAGGELEGNPLVFNALGLEQPNLEGKEVRFGWAETALWAVMTTATMCGAVNGMHDSLMPPGLFSTLFNLFLQIIWGGQGTGTAYLFVYLIITVFLTGLMVGRTPEFFGRKIEKREIILASVVLIIHPVLVLIPSAIALAYPFSLSGITNTGFHGISQVVYEYASASANNGSGLEGLADDSLWWNLSASFSILAGRYIPMVAILLLADSMSRKQTVPQTSGTLKTDSLIFTTVTAGIVLILGVLTFFPVLALGPIAEGLKIGGS comes from the coding sequence ATGGGACAAGGTTTATTACAAATTGCCTTAACGCTATGTATTGTGATATTAATCACACCCGTACTGGGCAGATATATAGCGCGTGTGTTCTTAGGAGAAAGGACACTATTAGATCGTTTCATGAATCCTATAGAACGTAGCTTCTACGTACTAGCTGGGATTCGCCCTAAAGATGAGATGACTGGTTGGCAGTATATACGAGCAATACTATACACTAACCTGTGCATGGGGATTCTCGTGTATTCACTGTTATATTTTCAAAAATTATTACCCTGGAATCCCAATGGCTTTGGTGCGCCTAGATGGGATACTATTCTACACACGGTTATTTCATTTGTTACTAATACTGACCAGCAACACTACATTCCTGAGACAACCCTCAGTTACTTTTCCCAAGTTGCGGCTTTAGGATTTTTAATGTTTACCTCGGCTGCTACTGGGATAGCGGTGGGTATTGCTTTTATTCGGGGATTAACAGGCAAAAAGCTAGGTAACTTTTACATTGATTTTATCCGTGCTATTACTAGGATATTATTACCCATTTCGGTTGTTGGTGCGATCGCTTTAGTTTTTCTCGGTGTACCGCAAACAATCAAACCACCTTTAGATGTCACCACCCTAGAGGGAGGAACTCAATACATCGCCAGAGGGCCAGTTGCTTCCTTTGAGATGATCAAAATGTTGGGTGACAACGGCGGTGGCTTCTTTGCTACTAATTCTGCCCATCCCTTGGAAAATCCTAATGGTGCTACTAACTTCATCGAACTCATCGCCATGATTGCGATTCCCGCCGCCATGATTTACACCTATGGTGTGTTTGCGAACAATATGAAACAAGCTTGGCTGATGTTTTGGATGGTGTTTGTGGTGTTTGTTTTGCTAGTGTGGGTAGCTGCGGGTGGAGAGTTAGAAGGTAATCCCCTCGTTTTTAACGCTCTAGGCTTAGAACAGCCCAACTTGGAAGGGAAAGAAGTCCGATTTGGTTGGGCAGAGACGGCACTATGGGCAGTAATGACAACTGCTACCATGTGCGGTGCAGTTAATGGAATGCACGATTCTTTAATGCCCCCAGGACTATTTTCGACTTTATTTAATTTATTTCTGCAAATTATCTGGGGTGGACAAGGCACAGGCACAGCTTATCTATTTGTTTATCTAATTATCACCGTTTTCTTAACAGGATTGATGGTGGGACGCACACCAGAATTTTTTGGACGTAAAATCGAAAAGCGCGAAATCATCCTCGCTAGCGTTGTCTTAATTATTCATCCCGTATTAGTCTTAATTCCTAGTGCCATTGCCCTAGCTTATCCGTTTTCTCTTTCCGGGATTACTAATACTGGCTTTCATGGGATTTCCCAAGTTGTTTATGAGTATGCCTCAGCTAGTGCCAATAATGGTTCTGGTTTAGAGGGGCTGGCAGATGATAGCCTGTGGTGGAATTTAAGCGCCAGTTTTAGCATTTTGGCAGGGCGTTATATTCCGATGGTTGCTATCCTCCTGTTAGCTGATAGTATGTCTCGTAAACAAACAGTACCCCAAACCTCTGGCACCCTCAAAACAGATTCGCTAATATTTACCACTGTCACAGCTGGCATCGTGCTGATTTTGGGTGTGTTGACTTTCTTCCCAGTCTTGGCATTAGGGCCGATTGCTGAAGGTTTGAAAATAGGAGGCAGTTAG